From the Desulfovibrio sp. UIB00 genome, one window contains:
- the rodA gene encoding rod shape-determining protein RodA yields the protein MDNRLFSYINWGLLACMLLLYLVGVGNLYSASGTRVESGLAFNSFYQRQLIWGLCGVVCMLLAMVFDYRQLRNLAWPFFLITVFLLLLVPIAGKTVYGAKRWISLGFMSLQPSEMAKLSVLVLVARLLARDSRPLGWKNFCSVLCVGLVPCGLIIVQPDLGTTLLILLIMGGMILFHGLKGYVLKTCLLVAPAAVAFMWFVGMHDYQRQRILTFLDPGNDPRGTGYHIIQSRIAIGSGELWGKGFREGTQSQLRFLPERHSDFAVAVFGEEWGFVGCVALVTLFCLFLLSIFSTAVQAKDRFGSTLVVGVFFYFFWQIFINMGMVIGLMPVVGIPLPFISYGGSATVVNFTLLGIVLNVSMRRFMFKS from the coding sequence ATGGATAATCGCCTTTTCAGCTATATCAACTGGGGCCTTCTGGCCTGTATGCTGCTGCTCTATCTTGTGGGCGTGGGCAACCTGTATTCCGCCAGCGGTACGCGCGTGGAATCTGGCCTGGCATTCAATTCCTTTTATCAGCGCCAGCTGATCTGGGGCCTGTGCGGCGTGGTATGCATGCTGCTGGCAATGGTTTTTGACTACCGCCAGTTGCGCAACCTTGCCTGGCCTTTCTTTCTCATAACCGTCTTTCTTCTGCTGCTGGTGCCCATTGCGGGCAAGACAGTCTACGGTGCCAAGCGCTGGATTTCGCTGGGTTTCATGAGTTTGCAGCCTTCAGAAATGGCCAAGCTCTCCGTGCTGGTTCTGGTGGCGCGCCTGCTGGCGCGCGACAGCCGCCCCCTGGGCTGGAAAAATTTTTGCAGCGTGCTTTGCGTGGGGCTTGTGCCTTGCGGGCTTATCATCGTTCAGCCCGATCTGGGCACTACCCTGTTGATATTGCTGATCATGGGCGGCATGATCCTGTTCCACGGGCTTAAGGGCTACGTGCTCAAAACATGCCTGCTGGTGGCGCCAGCCGCTGTGGCCTTTATGTGGTTTGTGGGCATGCACGATTACCAGCGCCAGCGCATCCTGACGTTTCTGGACCCCGGCAACGACCCGCGCGGCACCGGGTATCACATCATCCAGTCGCGCATTGCCATTGGCTCAGGCGAATTGTGGGGCAAGGGCTTTCGCGAAGGTACGCAGAGCCAGTTGCGCTTTTTGCCCGAACGCCACTCCGACTTTGCCGTGGCTGTTTTTGGCGAGGAATGGGGCTTTGTAGGCTGCGTGGCGCTGGTCACGCTGTTCTGCCTGTTTTTGCTTTCCATCTTCTCAACCGCAGTTCAGGCCAAGGATCGCTTTGGCAGTACCCTCGTGGTTGGGGTGTTTTTTTACTTTTTCTGGCAGATTTTTATCAACATGGGCATGGTCATAGGCCTCATGCCGGTGGTGGGCATTCCCTTGCCCTTCATCAGCTACGGCGGCAGCGCCACAGTGGTCAACTTCACCCTGCTTGGCATTGTGCTCAACGTGTCCATGCGACGTTTCATGTTTAAAAGCTAA
- the gap gene encoding type I glyceraldehyde-3-phosphate dehydrogenase: MSRIKVGINGFGRIGRQVFRALHQSYRDQVEVVAINDLFDAESNFHLLEYDSVYGRANLDAKVNGQDATVGDWNIHCFAERDPKQLTWGAHDVDIVVESTGIFRSATQAAVHIENGAKKVIITAPAKDEDITIVMGVNHEQYDPAKHHVVSNASCTTNCLAPVALVLQRKFGIQMGNMTTIHAYTNDQRILDMAHKDPRRARAAACNIIPTSTGAAQAVAKVIPELKGKFTGYSLRVPTPTVSVVDFSGILEKSTDTESLLGELKEASETYLKGILAYNEKPLVSMDFKGDPHSSILEAPYTTVQEGRLVKIVAWYDNEWGYSNRVCDLACLMGAKGF; encoded by the coding sequence ATGAGCAGAATCAAAGTAGGCATCAACGGCTTTGGTCGTATTGGGCGGCAGGTTTTCCGCGCCCTGCACCAAAGCTACCGCGACCAAGTGGAAGTAGTTGCCATCAACGACCTGTTTGACGCGGAATCCAATTTCCATCTGCTGGAATACGATTCCGTCTATGGTCGTGCCAACCTTGACGCCAAGGTCAACGGGCAGGACGCCACAGTAGGCGACTGGAACATCCACTGCTTTGCAGAACGCGATCCCAAGCAGCTTACCTGGGGCGCGCATGATGTTGACATCGTGGTGGAAAGCACGGGCATTTTCCGCTCTGCCACACAGGCGGCCGTGCACATTGAAAACGGCGCCAAAAAGGTCATCATCACCGCCCCGGCCAAGGACGAAGACATCACCATCGTCATGGGCGTGAACCACGAGCAGTACGACCCGGCCAAGCACCACGTTGTGTCCAATGCCTCGTGCACCACCAACTGCCTCGCTCCGGTGGCTCTTGTGTTGCAACGCAAATTCGGCATCCAGATGGGCAATATGACCACCATCCATGCCTACACCAACGACCAGCGCATTCTCGACATGGCCCACAAGGACCCGCGTCGCGCCCGCGCTGCCGCCTGCAACATCATCCCCACCTCCACCGGCGCGGCTCAGGCCGTGGCCAAGGTCATTCCCGAACTCAAGGGCAAGTTCACGGGCTATTCGCTACGTGTTCCCACGCCCACGGTTTCCGTTGTGGACTTTTCGGGCATTCTGGAAAAATCCACGGATACCGAAAGCCTGCTCGGCGAACTCAAGGAAGCATCGGAAACCTACCTCAAGGGCATTCTGGCTTACAACGAAAAGCCCCTGGTTTCCATGGACTTCAAGGGCGACCCGCATTCTTCCATTCTTGAAGCCCCCTATACCACCGTGCAGGAAGGCCGCCTGGTCAAGATTGTGGCCTGGTACGACAACGAATGGGGCTATTCCAACCGCGTGTGCGACCTCGCCTGCCTCATGGGGGCCAAGGGCTTCTAG
- the fumC gene encoding class II fumarate hydratase yields MGIDAAGEREEFDSMGQVMVPASRYWGAQTQRSLEHFSIGDDKMPLEICRALCLIKKASAQVNARMGRLPGWKAQAIDRAAQEGMDGLLDEHFPLYVWQTGSGTQTNMNVNEVLSNRAIQLLGGVMGSQKPVGPNDDVNMSQSSNDAFPTAMHLAAVQSCDARLLPEVEALAEAVECKAVQWMDVVKIGRTHLQDAVPLSVGQEWSGYAAQLRACIADIQTARVGLYPLALGGTAVGTGLNAPKGFSMAVAEELASITGKPFVTAPNKFMALASQDAIVRFSATLRGLAVALVKIANDMRWLAAGPRCGLGELQLPENEPGSSIMPGKINPTQCESLIMIAIQVMGNDSAVALAGSQGNFELNVMRPVAIKNVLQSINILGDGCRKFREHSVEGTTLNRAKIDSFVNNSLMLVTALSPVIGYQQAAKIAEKASAEGLTLRQAALALGSVTEEQFDSIVRPETMIGNGLAGA; encoded by the coding sequence GTGGGCATAGATGCCGCTGGAGAACGCGAAGAGTTTGACAGCATGGGGCAGGTCATGGTGCCTGCCAGCCGTTACTGGGGTGCGCAGACGCAGCGCTCGCTCGAACATTTTTCCATTGGCGACGACAAAATGCCGCTGGAAATCTGCCGCGCCCTCTGCCTGATCAAAAAGGCCAGCGCACAGGTCAACGCCCGCATGGGGCGGCTGCCCGGCTGGAAGGCACAGGCCATTGACCGCGCTGCGCAGGAAGGCATGGACGGCCTGCTGGACGAACATTTCCCCCTCTATGTGTGGCAGACTGGCTCTGGCACCCAGACCAACATGAATGTGAACGAGGTGCTGTCCAACCGCGCCATCCAGTTGCTTGGCGGCGTCATGGGAAGTCAAAAACCCGTTGGCCCCAATGATGACGTGAACATGAGCCAGTCGTCCAATGATGCCTTTCCTACAGCCATGCATCTGGCCGCCGTGCAGAGCTGCGATGCGCGCCTGCTGCCGGAGGTGGAAGCCCTGGCCGAAGCCGTGGAATGCAAGGCAGTGCAGTGGATGGATGTGGTCAAGATTGGCCGCACCCACTTGCAGGATGCCGTACCCCTCAGCGTGGGGCAGGAATGGTCTGGCTATGCCGCCCAGCTGCGGGCATGTATTGCGGACATCCAGACCGCCCGCGTGGGCCTCTACCCACTGGCTCTGGGCGGCACCGCCGTGGGCACCGGGCTGAACGCGCCAAAGGGCTTCAGCATGGCTGTGGCAGAAGAACTGGCGAGCATCACGGGTAAGCCCTTTGTCACCGCGCCCAACAAGTTCATGGCTCTTGCCTCGCAGGATGCCATAGTGCGCTTCAGTGCCACCCTGCGCGGCCTCGCCGTGGCCCTTGTCAAAATAGCCAACGACATGCGCTGGCTGGCGGCTGGCCCCCGCTGCGGCCTGGGCGAACTGCAACTGCCGGAAAACGAACCCGGCTCGTCCATCATGCCCGGCAAGATCAACCCCACTCAGTGTGAATCCCTGATCATGATCGCCATTCAGGTCATGGGCAACGACAGCGCCGTGGCCCTAGCGGGCAGCCAAGGCAATTTTGAACTCAATGTCATGCGCCCTGTAGCCATCAAAAACGTGCTGCAATCCATAAATATTCTGGGCGATGGTTGCCGCAAGTTCCGGGAGCATTCCGTTGAAGGCACCACTCTCAACAGGGCAAAAATAGATTCGTTCGTCAATAATTCCCTGATGCTGGTCACGGCACTTTCACCCGTCATCGGCTACCAGCAGGCGGCAAAAATTGCGGAAAAGGCCTCGGCGGAAGGGCTCACGCTCCGGCAGGCCGCGCTGGCGCTGGGAAGCGTAACGGAGGAACAGTTTGACAGCATCGTGCGGCCCGAAACCATGATCGGCAACGGCCTGGCGGGCGCGTAA
- a CDS encoding GAF domain-containing protein: MAHDYFRALRDVALVINSSLEPREVLHKITEQTAVTMGCKASTIRLLDSTGRFLLPSAAHGLSSTYMRKGPVEVKRSGLDGEVLSGKTIHLKDATADGRFQYPESAKAEGLVSVLSSPLMADGKAIGLIRVYSDVEREFSADEETFMEAVAAISALAIENSRLHEALRNNYELMAKHAYSLYED, from the coding sequence ATGGCACACGATTATTTCCGTGCGCTCAGGGATGTGGCGCTGGTTATCAACTCCAGCCTTGAGCCCCGCGAAGTTCTGCACAAAATCACCGAGCAAACCGCCGTTACCATGGGCTGCAAAGCAAGCACCATCCGTCTGCTGGACAGCACCGGACGCTTTTTGCTGCCCAGCGCCGCCCACGGCCTTTCTTCCACCTACATGCGTAAAGGCCCGGTGGAAGTGAAACGGAGCGGCCTTGACGGCGAAGTGCTTTCCGGCAAGACCATCCACCTCAAGGACGCCACCGCCGACGGACGCTTCCAGTACCCGGAATCGGCCAAGGCCGAAGGCCTTGTTTCCGTGCTGTCCTCTCCCCTTATGGCTGATGGCAAAGCCATTGGTCTCATCCGCGTGTATTCCGATGTGGAGCGCGAATTCAGCGCCGACGAAGAAACCTTCATGGAAGCCGTGGCTGCCATTTCGGCGCTGGCCATTGAAAACTCCCGTCTGCACGAGGCCCTGCGCAACAATTACGAGCTGATGGCAAAACACGCTTACTCTCTCTACGAGGACTAG
- a CDS encoding rod shape-determining protein codes for MSKILDFALGLFSNDLAIDLGTANTCVYVKGQGIVLREPSVVAVKKDPRGNNVVLAVGHDAKRMLGRTPGNIWAIRPMKDGVIADFEVTEAMLRHFIAKVHNSRRLVRPRIMICVPTGITQVEKRAVKESAQSAGAREVYLIEEPMAAAIGADLPIQEPTSNMVVDIGGGTTEVAVISLSGIVYSRSVRVGGDKMDEAIMTHVKRKYNMLIGESSAEEIKIKIASAYPLDPEQQIEVKGRDLVTGIPQNIIITSEEVRKAISEQVDSIVQAVRIALEQTPPELAADIVDRGIVLTGGGALLKGLDQLLREETSLPITVVDDPLSTVVVGTGKALDNLHILKEVCID; via the coding sequence ATGTCCAAAATTCTGGATTTCGCACTAGGATTGTTTTCCAATGACCTGGCCATTGACCTTGGCACAGCCAACACCTGCGTTTATGTCAAGGGGCAGGGAATTGTGTTGCGCGAGCCCTCGGTGGTCGCGGTCAAAAAAGACCCGCGCGGCAACAATGTAGTTCTTGCCGTTGGGCACGATGCCAAGCGCATGCTGGGCAGAACCCCTGGCAACATCTGGGCTATCCGCCCCATGAAAGACGGCGTTATCGCCGACTTTGAAGTTACCGAGGCCATGCTGCGCCACTTTATCGCCAAGGTTCACAATTCGCGGCGTCTTGTGCGCCCGCGTATCATGATTTGCGTACCTACGGGCATCACCCAGGTGGAAAAGCGCGCCGTGAAAGAGTCGGCCCAGTCCGCTGGCGCACGTGAAGTGTACCTCATCGAGGAACCCATGGCAGCGGCCATTGGCGCGGATCTGCCCATTCAGGAACCCACTTCCAACATGGTGGTGGATATCGGCGGCGGCACTACTGAAGTGGCGGTCATCTCCCTTTCGGGCATTGTGTATTCGCGCTCTGTGCGCGTGGGCGGCGACAAGATGGACGAAGCCATCATGACCCACGTCAAGCGCAAGTATAACATGCTCATTGGTGAATCTTCCGCTGAAGAAATCAAGATCAAGATCGCATCCGCCTACCCGCTCGATCCGGAACAACAGATCGAAGTCAAGGGCCGCGACCTTGTGACGGGTATTCCGCAGAATATTATCATCACCTCTGAAGAAGTGCGCAAAGCCATTTCTGAACAGGTGGACAGCATTGTACAGGCTGTGCGCATCGCCCTGGAACAGACCCCGCCGGAACTGGCGGCGGATATTGTTGACAGGGGCATTGTGCTCACGGGCGGCGGCGCGCTGCTCAAGGGCCTTGACCAGCTGCTGCGCGAAGAAACATCGTTGCCCATTACGGTTGTGGACGATCCCTTGTCCACGGTTGTGGTGGGTACCGGCAAAGCGCTGGACAACCTGCACATTCTTAAAGAAGTGTGCATCGACTAG
- a CDS encoding 2-oxoacid:acceptor oxidoreductase family protein, whose translation MPNAYQDVIIAGFGGQGVMLIGNLLAQAGMEHGLEVSFIPVYGAEMRGGTANCTVVLDEHPIGSPLVREPMSTIILNEPSLSKFQPRLSVDGVQIVNASLVAENLLDTAKRTVYIPVNDMAHELGNVKMANMVALGAWLKATGALPLNVVQEALNRVVSAHYAKLISANAKALEQGYNFA comes from the coding sequence ATGCCTAATGCATATCAGGATGTGATTATTGCCGGTTTTGGCGGTCAGGGCGTCATGCTCATTGGCAACCTGCTGGCGCAGGCCGGCATGGAGCACGGGCTTGAAGTGAGTTTTATCCCCGTTTACGGGGCTGAAATGCGCGGCGGCACGGCCAACTGCACGGTGGTGCTTGACGAGCATCCCATCGGTTCGCCCCTGGTGCGCGAGCCCATGTCCACCATCATTCTCAACGAGCCTTCGCTTTCCAAGTTCCAGCCCCGGCTGAGCGTGGACGGCGTGCAGATCGTCAATGCCTCGCTGGTGGCGGAGAATCTGCTCGATACAGCGAAGCGCACGGTCTATATTCCCGTGAACGACATGGCCCACGAACTGGGCAATGTAAAGATGGCCAACATGGTGGCTTTGGGTGCATGGCTCAAGGCTACAGGCGCGCTGCCCCTCAATGTGGTGCAGGAAGCGTTGAACCGCGTGGTCAGCGCCCACTATGCCAAACTGATCTCCGCCAACGCCAAGGCGCTGGAGCAGGGTTACAACTTCGCATAG
- a CDS encoding GntR family transcriptional regulator has translation MKQTNTKASSTAYEAIRSMIAQGQLSPGEELSERSLAESLQLGRTPVREAIKDLCREGVLMSVPLRGTFVQRLSVEDLKEIHEVRLALEGMAAKLAAEKGGSPELRACLAELQALPDGPELDTFEAQRIGWDFHKAIFQAAGNKRLAKLYADVRVQNSLAMQRVKNYDAERTRVVIKEHIAIGNAILDRNQTLAHQLVWDHLQKAMETKLRSLLAVLG, from the coding sequence ATGAAGCAGACAAACACCAAGGCATCTTCCACAGCGTATGAGGCCATTCGTTCCATGATCGCGCAAGGGCAGCTCAGCCCCGGCGAAGAACTGTCGGAACGCAGCCTGGCTGAAAGCCTGCAACTTGGGCGTACGCCAGTGCGCGAGGCCATCAAGGATCTGTGCAGGGAGGGCGTTCTCATGAGCGTTCCTCTGCGGGGCACCTTTGTGCAGCGCCTGTCTGTGGAAGACCTGAAAGAAATCCACGAGGTGCGCCTGGCGCTCGAAGGCATGGCCGCCAAGCTGGCGGCAGAAAAAGGCGGCAGCCCTGAACTGCGGGCCTGTCTTGCCGAACTTCAGGCCCTGCCCGATGGGCCGGAGCTTGATACCTTTGAAGCGCAGCGCATCGGCTGGGACTTTCACAAAGCCATATTTCAGGCCGCTGGAAACAAACGGCTGGCAAAACTCTATGCAGACGTGCGCGTGCAGAACTCCTTGGCCATGCAGCGCGTCAAAAATTACGATGCAGAACGGACACGCGTGGTGATTAAGGAACATATCGCCATTGGCAATGCCATTCTGGATCGCAATCAAACACTGGCTCACCAGCTTGTCTGGGATCATCTGCAAAAGGCCATGGAAACGAAACTGCGCTCACTGCTTGCAGTTCTCGGCTAA
- the mrdA gene encoding penicillin-binding protein 2 translates to MIRKTDNTSLLAHNDKAQHKGIRSWLKIQVESEGYQPPRAGAILLQVLVGLMFFVLVVRFWYLQVHRGEEFARQAQDNRLRIERIFAPRGRIMDDKGKVLADNRTAYGLSIVREDCHDIPATLAQISEWSGIPLQQVWDKFRQDRFKVKPFEPLLLITDIDFDLVARIESEIHEWPGLEIVVRTKRSYPEKELFAHILGYVAEANEQEMTADSALAMGDLVGKQGLELELEKQLRGRKGLYDVEVDAHARVLGKTLRDEPRGGHEIHLSLDAGLQKAAWDALGGEAGCIVVMEPDSGKLRALVTSPAYDNNLFAAGISQRDWDALRTNNRFPLQNRVIQSVYPPGSVWKLVMATMLLEKGVNPRESVFCPGQVKLGNQIFRCWKRGGHGSEDLVHALIDSCDVYFYLMGDRLGIDKLEEFAKACGFGRPTGIDLPHEKSGLVPSRDWKRRRFGRPWTRGETYNVSIGQGYTLVTPVQVAVFVSALLNGGDLLKPQLVDDATREVRGRVPAKPETLKFVVEAMRRTANGGTAKVVGRKDADMGGKTGTAQVVKLKMAAGDRRLKMSEMEYAQRDHAWIATWGIKDGKTYVVIVMVEHGGGGSSVAGPVARKVYDYLFGPDPNAPMIALPAPTAAVEPTD, encoded by the coding sequence ATGATCAGGAAAACTGACAATACCTCGCTGCTGGCGCACAACGACAAGGCGCAGCATAAGGGCATTCGCTCCTGGCTCAAGATTCAGGTCGAGAGCGAGGGCTATCAGCCGCCGCGCGCTGGCGCAATCCTGCTTCAGGTTCTGGTGGGTCTGATGTTTTTTGTGCTTGTGGTGCGCTTCTGGTATCTGCAAGTGCACAGAGGCGAAGAATTTGCACGTCAGGCTCAGGACAACCGCCTGCGTATCGAGCGCATCTTTGCCCCGCGCGGGCGCATCATGGACGACAAGGGCAAGGTGCTGGCCGATAACCGCACCGCCTACGGTCTTTCCATCGTGCGCGAAGACTGCCACGACATCCCCGCCACCCTGGCCCAGATAAGCGAATGGTCGGGCATCCCCCTCCAGCAGGTCTGGGACAAGTTCCGTCAGGACCGATTCAAGGTTAAACCCTTTGAGCCCCTGCTGCTCATCACCGATATCGACTTTGACCTTGTGGCCCGCATTGAATCCGAGATTCACGAATGGCCGGGGCTTGAAATTGTGGTGCGCACCAAGCGCAGCTACCCCGAGAAAGAACTTTTCGCCCATATTCTTGGTTACGTGGCGGAAGCCAACGAGCAGGAAATGACCGCAGACAGCGCCCTTGCCATGGGCGACCTGGTGGGCAAGCAGGGGCTGGAACTGGAGCTGGAAAAGCAGTTGCGGGGCCGCAAGGGCTTGTACGATGTGGAGGTTGACGCCCACGCCCGAGTGCTTGGCAAAACTCTGCGCGATGAACCGCGCGGCGGGCACGAAATACATCTTTCACTCGATGCGGGTTTGCAAAAGGCTGCCTGGGACGCCCTCGGCGGCGAGGCTGGCTGCATCGTGGTCATGGAACCGGACAGCGGCAAGCTGCGCGCGCTTGTGACATCCCCGGCCTACGACAACAATCTTTTTGCTGCGGGCATTTCGCAACGCGACTGGGACGCCCTGCGCACCAACAACCGCTTTCCCTTGCAGAACCGCGTTATCCAGAGCGTGTACCCCCCAGGTTCCGTATGGAAGCTGGTTATGGCCACCATGTTGCTTGAAAAGGGCGTCAACCCGCGTGAAAGCGTATTCTGCCCCGGACAGGTCAAACTGGGCAACCAGATTTTCCGCTGCTGGAAGCGCGGCGGGCACGGCTCCGAAGACCTCGTGCACGCGCTCATAGACTCCTGCGACGTCTATTTCTACCTCATGGGCGACCGCCTGGGCATTGACAAGTTGGAAGAATTCGCCAAGGCTTGTGGATTCGGGCGGCCTACAGGCATTGACCTACCACATGAAAAATCGGGCCTTGTCCCTTCGCGCGACTGGAAACGGCGGCGTTTTGGTCGTCCGTGGACACGCGGTGAAACCTACAACGTGTCCATCGGCCAGGGCTACACCCTGGTGACGCCGGTGCAGGTGGCAGTATTTGTTTCGGCTCTGCTCAACGGCGGCGATCTGCTCAAGCCCCAGCTTGTGGATGACGCCACACGCGAAGTGCGTGGCCGTGTACCCGCCAAGCCAGAGACGCTCAAGTTTGTGGTGGAGGCCATGCGCCGCACTGCCAACGGCGGCACAGCCAAGGTTGTGGGCCGCAAGGATGCCGACATGGGCGGCAAAACAGGTACAGCGCAGGTGGTCAAGCTCAAGATGGCCGCAGGCGACCGCCGCCTGAAAATGTCAGAAATGGAATACGCCCAGCGCGACCACGCCTGGATTGCCACCTGGGGTATTAAAGACGGCAAAACCTATGTGGTTATTGTCATGGTGGAACACGGCGGCGGCGGTTCAAGTGTGGCTGGCCCTGTGGCCCGCAAGGTTTACGACTATCTTTTCGGGCCTGACCCCAACGCGCCCATGATCGCGTTGCCCGCCCCAACCGCAGCCGTAGAGCCCACGGACTAG
- the mreC gene encoding rod shape-determining protein MreC, which yields MTLRRLLLLAGILLILFLGMYSWNQRTRVLDDLAAKLGLEITGAVLTPVRSAQDAAENMWDRYFDLVGVREENEALKQKVDELEARLLANGEDLAELKRLRALVQLPVDQTWRPLGARVLSGRMGPNAVLDSITISRGYSTGGRPGTPLVTHLGLVGRVLKASAHSSIVLLLTDPSSRIAVFSQESRAPGILMGMGTGQKLEVNFVQRDAKVKPGEIIITSGLDGKYPKGIPVARVLRVAPSDYTQFMAIKAEPLVDLQHLEEVLLLESTGAPRPLEPSEAPKEFVGPPAPKSATP from the coding sequence GTGACACTGCGGCGTCTTCTCCTCCTCGCGGGCATTTTGCTCATCCTGTTTCTGGGCATGTACTCCTGGAATCAGCGCACGCGCGTTCTGGACGACCTGGCCGCGAAACTGGGGCTTGAAATCACCGGCGCGGTGCTCACGCCCGTTCGTTCCGCGCAGGACGCTGCGGAAAACATGTGGGACCGCTATTTTGACCTTGTGGGCGTGCGTGAAGAAAATGAAGCCCTCAAGCAAAAGGTGGACGAGCTTGAAGCACGCCTGCTTGCCAATGGTGAAGACCTGGCCGAGCTCAAGCGCCTGCGCGCGCTGGTGCAACTGCCGGTAGACCAGACATGGCGTCCCCTTGGGGCCCGCGTTCTTTCCGGCCGCATGGGTCCCAACGCCGTCCTTGACAGCATCACCATCAGCCGGGGGTACAGCACGGGGGGACGTCCGGGCACGCCGCTGGTTACCCACCTTGGGCTGGTTGGCCGCGTTCTCAAGGCCAGCGCCCACAGTTCCATTGTGTTGCTGCTTACTGATCCCAGCAGCCGCATAGCCGTTTTTTCGCAAGAAAGCCGCGCTCCCGGCATCCTCATGGGCATGGGCACGGGCCAGAAGCTTGAAGTCAACTTTGTGCAGCGCGATGCCAAGGTCAAGCCAGGCGAAATAATCATCACCTCCGGCCTGGACGGCAAGTACCCCAAGGGCATACCTGTGGCGCGCGTACTGCGCGTGGCTCCTTCGGATTACACCCAGTTCATGGCCATCAAGGCAGAACCGCTGGTTGACCTGCAACATCTTGAAGAAGTGCTGCTGCTCGAATCCACCGGCGCGCCCCGCCCGCTGGAACCCAGCGAAGCTCCCAAAGAATTTGTGGGCCCGCCCGCGCCCAAAAGCGCCACGCCATGA
- a CDS encoding polymer-forming cytoskeletal protein has translation MAKDEIAYLGSDTVYEGKLNFKGTVRIEGRYTGEIVSDGTLNVGKDAQVQGTLDVGELLLSGHFTGDVTAKRRIVVYSSGVLEGQVVTPNLLTEEGGIIEGQISMKAPVKPKA, from the coding sequence GTGGCAAAGGACGAAATAGCGTACCTCGGCTCCGATACCGTTTATGAAGGCAAGCTCAACTTCAAGGGCACTGTGCGCATTGAAGGCCGCTATACTGGCGAAATTGTCAGTGACGGTACGCTCAACGTGGGCAAGGATGCTCAGGTTCAGGGCACCCTTGATGTGGGCGAACTGCTGCTTTCCGGCCACTTCACCGGCGATGTGACGGCCAAACGGCGCATCGTGGTTTACAGCTCCGGGGTGCTTGAAGGCCAGGTTGTCACGCCCAATCTGCTTACAGAAGAAGGCGGCATCATTGAAGGTCAGATCAGCATGAAGGCCCCGGTCAAGCCAAAGGCATAG
- a CDS encoding TIGR01212 family radical SAM protein (This family includes YhcC from E. coli K-12, an uncharacterized radical SAM protein.), with protein MQRWHTLAAYYNRRCGSRVQKIPLDAGASCPNRDGTLSFSGCTFCNVDGSGSGRAKQGYSLLQQWNLWRSIYLRDDPNTRFIAYLQSFSNTYGPSERLQQLLQTVRQLPGCFGIAVGTRPDCLDDEKLDLLAALDCDLWLELGLQTSQDVTLARINRGHTAASAENAVRMAAARGIAVCAHLMAGLPGEDEGHFLQSLEWATSQPISGLKLHNVYVPKGTELARQYAAGQYHPLWRDEYVDLLCAALPRIPSHIVIHRLQSDPAPGELLAPAWAKDKRGLLGDLRRALGARELWQGKFCDSPEVCPAVFLSAGCVRSDFARVEYYQSTLPSQK; from the coding sequence ATGCAGCGCTGGCATACTCTGGCCGCTTATTATAATCGACGCTGTGGTAGCCGGGTGCAAAAAATTCCACTTGACGCCGGGGCCTCCTGCCCCAACCGCGACGGTACGCTTTCGTTTTCCGGCTGCACGTTTTGCAATGTCGATGGGTCCGGCTCGGGCCGCGCAAAACAGGGCTATTCCCTACTGCAACAGTGGAATTTGTGGCGTTCCATATATCTGCGGGACGACCCCAATACGCGCTTTATTGCATACCTGCAATCCTTCTCTAACACGTATGGGCCATCAGAACGCCTGCAACAACTGCTCCAAACGGTTCGCCAACTACCCGGCTGTTTTGGAATTGCCGTGGGAACCCGCCCCGACTGCCTTGATGACGAAAAGCTCGACCTGCTCGCAGCCCTTGATTGCGACCTCTGGCTGGAATTGGGCCTGCAAACATCCCAGGATGTCACCCTTGCCCGCATTAACCGGGGCCATACCGCAGCCAGCGCTGAAAATGCCGTGCGCATGGCCGCCGCGCGTGGTATTGCCGTATGCGCTCACCTCATGGCCGGGTTACCCGGTGAAGACGAAGGCCATTTTTTGCAAAGTCTGGAATGGGCGACTTCCCAGCCGATAAGTGGCCTCAAACTGCACAACGTTTACGTGCCCAAGGGGACGGAGCTGGCCCGCCAGTACGCCGCAGGCCAGTATCACCCCCTCTGGCGCGATGAATATGTCGACCTCCTCTGCGCCGCCCTGCCGCGCATCCCTTCACACATCGTCATCCACCGCCTCCAGAGCGACCCCGCCCCCGGTGAACTGCTGGCTCCCGCCTGGGCCAAAGACAAGCGCGGCCTGCTGGGGGATTTGCGGCGGGCGCTGGGGGCGAGGGAGTTGTGGCAAGGGAAGTTCTGCGACTCCCCCGAGGTGTGTCCGGCGGTCTTTTTGAGTGCTGGCTGCGTCAGGAGTGATTTTGCTCGGGTCGAGTACTATCAGAGTACACTCCCCTCGCAAAAATAA